The sequence below is a genomic window from Andrena cerasifolii isolate SP2316 chromosome 6, iyAndCera1_principal, whole genome shotgun sequence.
GCTGGTAGAAGCCTGGTGGTTAGCGGCATTTTCCCTTCAGATGATACTGCACGATCTACGAGTCGCGGAACCGTTGGCGCTCGCTCGCTTACGGCAACAGCTACAACTGCTAcatcagcaacagcagcaatCCCTGGATATAGAAGCGTTGCTCGGTCGCGACGACGGAGCACCGGACGACGCGCGGTGGTGGAGCGACAAGAGGCTGCTGGACGAGCCGATAGGGATAGAAGAACGGAAGCGAGTCGCCATCACGCTCGCCAACCACCCCGAGGAATCCTCCGCTCGGATACGAGTAACGGCCAGAGTAAGTCGAGGGGGAACAGCTTGGTCGCGACACGAATCTGATCTATCTTCAACTCTGTCCGCAGTCCTCCTGTTCCTGCGAGTCCGACTATAAGGTTAACGATCTGGGCGCGGGTCATTATCCCAGGTACCTGTCCGAATCGCGGTGCAAACCAAAAACTTGTCAAAGCAAGCTTCACTTGTGCAAGCAGCTTAACTATACGGTAAGGTAGTATGTACGTCGTGCAATTGTACATCGCCACTGCCGCGCCGCGACCGACTGTCGACTCTGACAAGTGACGCTGGTGTTGGCCCTCGTCCCGATgtttctcttgcaggtgcacgTGCTGAGCGAACGCGAATCGGAAGAATGGAAGCTGAATAGTGGCAAGCAAACGGAAACGCCGCTGCCAACGTCTCTTCGTCATAAATGGCAACTGAAGCCGATGTCGGTAACGGTGGCCTGCGTGCCCGACTCGGTCAACAGAAGAAACTGATCGGCCCTTGTCGTTCGCCTTCACCGGCGACTACCGGCGACCACCAGCGACACTGCTTCGCGTCCTCTGTCGCGTCCAAGTGTGTCGCCTACCAACCGTTCCATTCTACGCGATCATATCCCAAAATATTCTCCTGTCGATGTCGTCCCGCCGCGCCACAAAGCGCCGGTACCATCAGCGCAAACGACATTACTCTGCTTGACGACCGCGTACCGCGCCGTCCAAGACCAGGCGCCAACCAACAGGAACCCATTAACAATCCTCCAGCTGCCGTAAAACGCGCCACGCCAGTCTTCCAATTTGGCTTCCCATCCAATCCATTTCTTTTACTCCGTACCCGACTTTATGGGATTCCCTTTAATTGCGATAAACGCGCGCCCTTTCGACCTCGCTCCGACACGCTCCGGACGCTGGCAACGGAAGGGAAGAAGGGCAGAAGGGAAAGGGAGGGAGGGAAGAAAGGGGGCGATGTTCGCGTCGTTGATTTTCCAGCAGCGCGGAAAACAGCCGCTCCGGCACGGCCGTCTTCTTTCCTTTTATCTTTCTTGTATATATCTACCTATGTATCTTTTCTTTCATGTACGACGATCGTCTTGTAAATAAGATCCGACAGAATAAAGTAGTATTAATTTCTCTATTCACCCGATTTAAACCCACCCCTCGAGGCGACCCAGCTCCGAAATAAGGTAGAAAATCCATGGAAAGAACGGGAGGAGGAAGGCGGGAGGGAAAAGCAGGTGACGTATCGAGCGTAAAGAGCCTCGAGGTAGGTGATCTCGGTAGCGGATATGGCCACTCGAGGCATTGTTTACAGTGCAGTCGGTCATGCGTTTAGCTTTGTTCAGCTTTCGATCGAACGCGTTCTCGGCAACATACTCCAAAGTGCTTTGCTTCCACTATCTCTTCGACTTTatcgataccgataccgataccgataccgataccgataccgataccgattgACAGCTACTTGACGCACGCACGCATCGCCTTATCTCTACCCTTCGATTAATCCTTTACCCACCTGCTTTCCGTAGCGACCAACACTGTCGCCCCACCGCGGGATGCTGGCTAGAAAAGGCTCGCGCTACACCGTTAACGAATCAACCTTGGTTTCTCCCTCGAGGACAATCCTTCCGACCCTTGGACCATGACACGATCGTGGAACGGTATACCTACCTACGTATACTCCCTTTGCCCGACCACGTTTCCCATCTGATCGTCCCATTCTGCATCGCTTCGCCCCAACGCCTGCACAATTCGTTTCGGACACGACCAAATTCAGACAGAGATTAGTCGCAGAACGATCGTCACGGTTCGAATCATTCTTCCACTCGATATCTGTTCGAGGGCGATTAGAGAACGCGGCCGTTGATTCTGCTCGCGTGTGCGTTCGGCTCCGTAAATGACGCGCCCCCGCAACACCAAATACTTACATACCTGCTACAGTACAGTGAAATTAGGGTCGttcgtcggaataaatcccagcaagccaATTTTTGGTAtcggcctttatttggtcgttttaaacagtatgtcaaaagtccccatccgAATGTTGCTAAAAAATTTACAGTGTTGAAagaaacagtttttcgcgaatatctcgttatctacctgttttgcgacaaaaatagttattatataatttatagcctaggaaattctctacaaaaaaggtcctatgagtttttttcgcagGAGTATCCGTTTtcgtgtatgtcgggttactaagtttcaacccccatacttttgacaaggaaagatctcgaacctggaaattcaaaaaattatgaaactctgtaaatatgtaggggctgtcctcctgagtacaattttgcaattttgtttgctgcccaaattcactgtaagggggtgaaattgacctctgaaaatccgtttcttttttatttttgttataactcgcgaaccgtgagaactgtaagaactataaattaccaaatgatagtcctaactaaaacaagtaactttttcctcaacactttttttctatctcctacagttcgcgagtaacaatacaaggtaaaaaaaattcagaggtcaactgcaccctcttggagtgaatttgggcagcaaacgaaattgcgttgtattcaggaggacatcccctacatatttacagagtttcataattttttgaatttccaggttcgagatctttccttgtcaaaagtatgggggttgaaacttagtaacccgacatacacgaAAATGATTACTCctgcgaaaaaaactcataggacctttttcgtagagaatttcctaggctataaattgtataataactatttttgtcgcgaaACTGCTAGGCGGTCAGAtggaccaaataaaggcccataccaaaatttagcttggtgggaattattccgtagattgtgcagattttcatttaatttcactggactactaTCCGGAACAGGGGACAAGCAAATCCATCGGCTGGACAAAGCTCAGGGACATACGAAAGCTGAAAGGCGTTCGAAACCTAGCTTCGGCATGTTAACCATTAATTTTCCCTGTTGTTCGGGCAACTGCGGTCGAGCACAGTACTCGTAATTAATCCAATTACCGCGAACGCTGGGTAACGCTAATAGCTTCCTCGTGCACCCTCGTTACACCCATCACAGGAAAATTCATCGACTACTTACTTAAGTAGTGCAGTTTGCGAATCCGAGTCAGTCATCGAACAACATCACTCCGCCACTTCTCTTTCGCAATCTATGTAGGTATGTACCTATTTATGTACACATGTTACTTCTCTTACGTGTTTACTTATAGGCATGTAATTCAAATACCTGCGTTGCGTCTCTTTTAATCAGGTTCATTTCTTCACTCAAGTTCGATTGAAATTCATTGAAATTGAAGCGAATCGAACCGATCTCTAACGACCATAGACaaatatagacagagcgtaaactgaggggggtgtaagattcgcggtaaggggagcgatgcaggcaaatcgggtaacgcagtggtcaTGCATgtcgaatgcttccgaagctaacccgacgtgcctgtatctgacttctgccttttcctctccaagcctaccgttcccctcgccgataatCACAGCTTCTGCTTCGTCTATATATTTCTATGGCTGGGATGCGATCGCTGGCCATCGTTGGCTGTTGCCACGAGATGGCGTGCATGACGCGTGTTGTGTAGCGTGTACATACCTGTGTACACAAGTAAGTACATTCAGTGACAAGATGAAGACAGAAGGTGgtttcgttttgttcgtttgcaaTTTGATAGCATGGAGCGTGGCAACGGACAATTTTCTCAACGACGACTACGTCGATGGTGACGGTACGATACCGTTTAACCAACTGTTATTCCGATCACCTCGAGCCCCTGTCATTCGACCACTGTGACGCCCTCTCTCTTCTCCTAACCTATACGTGGTGGAACGGCGACATTGTAATTTACCCGTGTCTCGATACATATTCCAGAGGATCTGCGGAATGTGGATCTCGTTCGGCTACGTTTACTTCGTAATTATGTGTACGCGAACGGGGAGAATCGTCGAAGCGCGAACGATAAGGTGGAGGATTGGAATGGACGGTGGATGCCCGACAGGTCGAACGAACCCATTCCACCGCCCAAAATCTATGCGAAGCAGTCTGAATCAGAGGGTCACGGTCCATCGGAATCCCTTCACGGAGTCCTGATGGGAGTATCGTCTTCAAAGTGCGACGATGCCAAAGTAGGTACATACCTGCATACATAAGTAATAAATATACAAGTACGTATGCTGGCTTTTACGCGTGGATCCATTTATCGCACGCTGCTCTGTTCAGGCGTTTACGTTTCGCGACTTTTAGACCAACCTGACCATCGATTGGGATAACTCTCCTATCGACCACACGTGCTACGACCAGAAAATAGTGCCGCGCAGAGAAACGATACCAGTCAAGTATTGCGAACGCATTCCGAAGAATTACATTGTAAGCGTTGCGCTCGGCGCTGTATGCTTGACACGACTTGACGCTTGGCGCAAGCTGTGCATACATCACGTATCGCAGTCGCCAATGTAGACAGTAAAGTTGCAATATGTTGCAGGCTACTCATATCTGTATGTACGAGAGAATAGAGTACGACGACGAGATTCCATTGTTGTAAGTATATAGGTTGTAATTTTTCAACCAACAAACGACACGTCCACGAAAACTGTTATATTGGCATTATCCTCAGTGGATCACACAGACCTCTGTGGCCTGTCTATGGAGAGTACAAGTTCTTGCCCAAGCAGAGGTGGTTGCACAGTCTCGAggtaataattgtttaaaatgtaatCGCATATACGAGGGCAATTATGTTAGCTGTACAATATTAGTTGCCTTCTGAATTTAGCACGGTGCGATTGTCGCGCTCTATCATCCGTGCGCGAATCCATTAGAAGTGAAGCGTTTGAAGAGTCTGGTCGCTGGTTGTCTTCGACGGCACGTCATCAGCCCGTATAACCTGTTGAAGAAAGATCGCGTAAGTACGCGCGTAAGATCGCGACCGGTGTTGATAATACGAACCAACCTGTTAGTTCCCAATCAATGTTTCAGCCATTGGCATTGATCAGTTGGGGATGCCGATTGACCATGTCCTATGTGAATT
It includes:
- the LOC143369857 gene encoding prothoracicotropic hormone-like, which codes for MKILIVYMILHDLRVAEPLALARLRQQLQLLHQQQQQSLDIEALLGRDDGAPDDARWWSDKRLLDEPIGIEERKRVAITLANHPEESSARIRVTARSSCSCESDYKVNDLGAGHYPRYLSESRCKPKTCQSKLHLCKQLNYTVHVLSERESEEWKLNSGKQTETPLPTSLRHKWQLKPMSVTVACVPDSVNRRN
- the LOC143369689 gene encoding uncharacterized protein LOC143369689; the encoded protein is MKTEGGFVLFVCNLIAWSVATDNFLNDDYVDGDEDLRNVDLVRLRLLRNYVYANGENRRSANDKVEDWNGRWMPDRSNEPIPPPKIYAKQSESEGHGPSESLHGVLMGVSSSKCDDAKTNLTIDWDNSPIDHTCYDQKIVPRRETIPVKYCERIPKNYIATHICMYERIEYDDEIPLFGSHRPLWPVYGEYKFLPKQRWLHSLEHGAIVALYHPCANPLEVKRLKSLVAGCLRRHVISPYNLLKKDRPLALISWGCRLTMSYVNSRVVTTFIREHALQGPEDVTKDGHFDDGLLYPAETVSDLSDSRLCPNVRV